The sequence below is a genomic window from Thalassobaculum sp. OXR-137.
CTATCTGGCCTTCCATGCGGGCATCACCCAGTCGCTTTTCGATGCGTCGCGCAAGTGGCTGGGCTGGATGCCGGGCGGCCTGGCGGTGGCATCGGTGATGGCGACGGCGGGGTTCGCGGCGGTGTCCGGCGCCTCGACCGCGACGGCGGCGGTGTTCTCCCGGGTGGCGATCCCGGAGATGCTGGCCGCCGGTTATTCCAAGCGGCTAGCGGCCGGGGTCGTGGCCGCCGGCGGCACCCTGGCGACGCTGATCCCGCCGAGCGCCATCCTGGTGATCTATGCGATCATCGTCGAGGAATCGGTCGGCCAGCTGCTGCTCGCCGGTTTCATTCCCGGCATCGTCTCGGCGCTGATCTATGTCGGCATCATCCTGATCTGGGCCAAGGTCGACCCCACCGTGGGCCCGGCGATCAAGGGCTATACCTGGAACGACCGGATCAAGTCGGTCCCCGGGACCTTCCCGGTGATCGCCGTCGTCGTCATCATCTTCAGCGCGATGTATCTCGGGTGGGCGACCCCGACCGAGGCCGGGGCGCTCGGCGCCTTCGTGGTGTTCCTGATGGCGCTGGCGAAGGGCATGCGCTGGCCGGCCCTCCGCGAGTCGCTGCTCGATACCGCCAAGCTCACCGTCATGATCTTCAGTCTGATCTGGGGCGTGCTGATCTTCGTGCGGTTCCTCGGCTTCGCCGGCCTGCCGGAGCATTTCACCAACTTCATCGTCTCGCTGCCGTTCGAGCCCTGGGTGGTGATGGTCTGCATCCTGCTGGCCTATGCGGTCCTGGGCATGTTCATGGACGCCATCGGGATGCTGCTGCTGACCCTTCCGGTGGTCTACCCGGCGGTCATGGCCCTGGGTTACGACTCGATCTGGTTTGGCATCATCGTGGTGAAGATGGCGGAGGTTTGCCTAGTGACGCCACCGATCGGCCTGAACTGCTTCGTGGTGTCGGCGGTCCGGCCGGACATCCCGATCTCCAGCGTCTTCCGGGGCGTGGGTCCGTTCGTGGTCGCCGATTTCATCACCGTCGCGGTGTTCATGATCTGGCCGGAGCTGATCACCTGGCTGCCGCAGACCCTGCTGAACTGAGGGCGGCTCAGACCGGCCGGTAGATCCGCAGGGCGTTGTCGTGGAAGAACGCCCTGCGGTCGGCCTCCGCCATTCCGGCGGTGATCGCCTTCAACCCGGTAAAGATCTCGTCGTAGCTGGCGCAGAGCCCATCGACCGGGAAGTTGCTCGCCGCCATGCAACGGCCGGGCCCGAAGATCCGCAGCGTCTCCCGCACGACCTCGCCCTGCAGTTCCGGCGTCCAGGGCTTTCCGGGCACGCCGATGCCGGAGATCTTGACCGCCGTGTTCGGCTCGGCGGCGAAACGCTCCATCCCCTCGCGCCAGCCTGCGATCCCCTCTGGCGAGCGGTCGGACGGCAGGCCGGTGTGGTTGAGGATGATCAGCGTGTCCGGGAAGTCCCGAGCCAGATCCGCCGCCTCGCCCAGATGCCACCAGGGGGTCTGCAGGTCGTAGTGCAGCCCGTGCGTCGCCATCAGGGCATAGCCGCGCCGGAAGGCCGGGTCCGCCATCGAGCCCGGGGCCCCGGCCACGAAGGCGGCGGGGGACGGCGCGGCCGCCGGCTTCTGACGGATCGACCGCACCAGCGGGAAGGCGGCATGGCCGGCCAGCACCTCGGCGATGTCGTCGCGGGCGAACCAGGCCTGGCCGATCACCGCATGGGGCCAGCCGGTGCGGTCGTGGAGCTCGTGCAGCCAGCGGGTTTCGCCGACCGGGTCGGCCGGATCCCATTCTGCTTCCATGTGCACCGACTTCACGACGGTGTGGCGGCCGTGGTCGCGTCGGAAATCGTCGACCAGATAGTCGCGCTGGATCGCGCTGTAGTCGCCGTAGCGGAACGGGATGTCGTGCGCGCCCTCCAGCCAGGGATGATGGCCGCTGCCCAGCTTCCAGAAGTGGTGGTGGGCGTCGATGATCGGCAGGTCGTCGTCGGTCATGGGACGTCCTTTGCGGTCAGCGGGCGGGCCAGGGCCGCCTCGATGGTCGGCGCCATGGTCACCGCCGGCTCGGCGATCCCGTGGACGGCGAGCGAGCGGCGGATCTCGGCCGAGGCGCCGGTCAGCACGATCTCCACCCCGTTGCGTTTGGCGCGGGCGACCAGGCTCTCGATGGTGTTGGCGGCGGTACTGTCGATGAAGGGCACGGCGGCGAGGTCGACGATCAGCCGGCGGTGGCTGTCGGCGATCCGGTCCAGTACCGAGCCGATGGAGGCGGCGGCCCCGAAGAAAAAGGCGCCGCTGATCCGGTAGACGACGGTGTCGCGGTCGGCGGCGGCCGCGTCATCGTAGTCGGCCCGGTCGTCCCGCTCGTCCTCGGCGACGAAGGGCACGGCACTCTCCACCGCCGTCACCTTGGACATGCGGTGGATGAACAGCACCGAGCCGAGCGCGAAACCGACGACGATGGCTTCGGTCAGGTCGCGGAAGACCGTCAGCCCGAAGGTCGCCAGCAGCACCGCCGCGTCGCCCCGCGAGGCCCGCAGCAGGGTGTAGAACGCGTGTTTCTCCACCATGTTCCAGGCGACGAAGGCGAGCACGCCCGCCAGGGCCGCCAGCGGGATGTCGCTGGCCAGCGGCGCGGCGATCAGCACGAAGGCGAGCAGGAACACCGCATGGAGCATGCCCGATACCGGGCCGTGGGCGCCGGCGCGCACGTTGGTGGCCGTGCGGGCGATGGTGCCGGTGACGCAGATCCCGCCGAACATGGCCGATCCGACATTGGCCACGCCCTGGGCCACCAGCTCGCAGTTGGAGCGATGGCGCCGGCCCGTCATGCCGTCGGCGACCACGGCGGAGAGCAGGGACTCGATGGAACCGAGCAGGGCGAAGGCGATGGCGGCCGGCAGCACGGCCTGCATCTTCTCCAGGGAGATCTCCGGCAGGGAGGGCAGCGGGAAGCTCTGCGGAATCCCGCCGAACACGCTGCCGATGGTTTCCACCGGTAGGCCAAAAACTGCAGTAGCCGCCGCCGATCCGGCCACGGCGATCAGCATCCCCGGCCAGTCCGGCCGCAGCCGCTTCAGGCCGACGATCACGGCGATGGTGCCCAGCGACAGGGCGATCGCCGCGGCGTCGGCGGTGCCGAGCGCCTGGGCGAGAACGGGCAGCTTCTCCACCAGCGGTCCCGGCTCGCCGCCGTCGAGGCTGAGGCCCAGAAGCGGACGGATCTGGCTGGCGAAGATGATCACCGCAATCCCGGCGGTGAAGCCGACGGTGACTGGGTAGGGGATGAACTTGATGAAGGTGCCGAGCCGCAGCACGCCGATCAGGGCGAGGATCACGCCGGCCATCAGGGTCGCCAGGATCGTGCCGTCCATGCCGTGGGCCTGGACGGTGGCGGCGACCAGGACGATGAAGGCGCCGGCCGGCCCGCCGATCTGGAACCGGCTGCCGCCGAAGGCGGAGACCAGAAAGCCGCCGATTATCGCGGTGTAGAGTCCCTGGGCCGGGGAGGCGCCCGAGGCGATGGCGATGGCCATGGACAGGGGCAGGGCGACGATGGCGACCGTCAGCCCGGCGATGGCGTCGCGCCTGAGCTGGCCGGCGCCGTAGCCCTCGCGGAAAACGGTTAGCAGTTTGGGGGTGAAGAGCTCGAGGGTGCTCGGGGCGGCTGGCCTCGGAACGTCGTGGGTGCCTGCGGTCATCGGACCGACCGATCCTGAGAGAGGTGGGAGCGCTCAGTCTGACAAGCCGGCCCCTCCGCCGCAATGGCCGCTCCGTCCCGCGGGACCTTCGGTCGCGGCTGGATCGGACGGAAGAGGGGGGACGAGGGGCGCGGTCCGAGTGCTCCTTTCTCCAATCCCCTTCTCCCCAACCGACTTCCTGGATCAGCCCCGGCGTCAGGCCAGGGCCGTCCAGGAAGTCGGTTAAATGATGGGGCGAGGTACGGCTCAGCTA
It includes:
- a CDS encoding amidohydrolase family protein; this encodes MTDDDLPIIDAHHHFWKLGSGHHPWLEGAHDIPFRYGDYSAIQRDYLVDDFRRDHGRHTVVKSVHMEAEWDPADPVGETRWLHELHDRTGWPHAVIGQAWFARDDIAEVLAGHAAFPLVRSIRQKPAAAPSPAAFVAGAPGSMADPAFRRGYALMATHGLHYDLQTPWWHLGEAADLARDFPDTLIILNHTGLPSDRSPEGIAGWREGMERFAAEPNTAVKISGIGVPGKPWTPELQGEVVRETLRIFGPGRCMAASNFPVDGLCASYDEIFTGLKAITAGMAEADRRAFFHDNALRIYRPV
- a CDS encoding SulP family inorganic anion transporter — its product is MTAGTHDVPRPAAPSTLELFTPKLLTVFREGYGAGQLRRDAIAGLTVAIVALPLSMAIAIASGASPAQGLYTAIIGGFLVSAFGGSRFQIGGPAGAFIVLVAATVQAHGMDGTILATLMAGVILALIGVLRLGTFIKFIPYPVTVGFTAGIAVIIFASQIRPLLGLSLDGGEPGPLVEKLPVLAQALGTADAAAIALSLGTIAVIVGLKRLRPDWPGMLIAVAGSAAATAVFGLPVETIGSVFGGIPQSFPLPSLPEISLEKMQAVLPAAIAFALLGSIESLLSAVVADGMTGRRHRSNCELVAQGVANVGSAMFGGICVTGTIARTATNVRAGAHGPVSGMLHAVFLLAFVLIAAPLASDIPLAALAGVLAFVAWNMVEKHAFYTLLRASRGDAAVLLATFGLTVFRDLTEAIVVGFALGSVLFIHRMSKVTAVESAVPFVAEDERDDRADYDDAAAADRDTVVYRISGAFFFGAAASIGSVLDRIADSHRRLIVDLAAVPFIDSTAANTIESLVARAKRNGVEIVLTGASAEIRRSLAVHGIAEPAVTMAPTIEAALARPLTAKDVP
- a CDS encoding TRAP transporter large permease; this encodes MTELSNDTIGFIGVAALLVLVLIGVRVYIAASIVGLVGLVAMIGWDAGAGMIGTIPHSKSVTYTLSVLPMFILIGYLAFHAGITQSLFDASRKWLGWMPGGLAVASVMATAGFAAVSGASTATAAVFSRVAIPEMLAAGYSKRLAAGVVAAGGTLATLIPPSAILVIYAIIVEESVGQLLLAGFIPGIVSALIYVGIILIWAKVDPTVGPAIKGYTWNDRIKSVPGTFPVIAVVVIIFSAMYLGWATPTEAGALGAFVVFLMALAKGMRWPALRESLLDTAKLTVMIFSLIWGVLIFVRFLGFAGLPEHFTNFIVSLPFEPWVVMVCILLAYAVLGMFMDAIGMLLLTLPVVYPAVMALGYDSIWFGIIVVKMAEVCLVTPPIGLNCFVVSAVRPDIPISSVFRGVGPFVVADFITVAVFMIWPELITWLPQTLLN